The Xenopus laevis strain J_2021 chromosome 7S, Xenopus_laevis_v10.1, whole genome shotgun sequence genome includes a window with the following:
- the LOC108697903 gene encoding FXYD domain-containing ion transport regulator 3, which translates to MQEATVAFFLMLTALPCLHAKGHPDNSQFHYDYESLKIGGLIVAGILCAMGIIILMSGKCRCKFNQKQDRRNRAQEQQLITPGSASNC; encoded by the exons ATGCAGGAAGCCACCGTAGCCTTCTTCTTGATGCTGACGG CTCTCCCTTGTCTTCATGCTAAGGGTCACCCAG ATAACTCCCAGTTCCACTATG ACTATGAGTCGCTGAAGATCGGGGGTCTTATTGTGGCCGGTATTTTGTGCGCTATGGGAATCATTATACTAATGA GTGGAAAGTGCCGATGCAAATTCAACCAGAAGCAAGA TCGCAGAAACCGCGCTCAAGAGCAGCAGCTCATCACTCCAG GGAGCGCCAGCAACTGCTGA